CCGTGGACACCCACGTAAAGACCCTGCGCGCCAAGCTGCGCACCGCCGGGGCCGAGCCCGACCCGATCCGCACCCATCGCGGCGTGGGTTACGCGCTGGAGGTGTAGCGTGCGGCTGGGGCTGAAACTGTTCCTGGGCTTCTTCCTGATCGTGGGCATCGCCGCATTCTTCGTGATGCGCGTGTTCGTCAATGAAGTGAAGCCCGGGGTGCGCCAGGCGATGGAGTCGACGCTGGTCGATGCGGCCAACGTGCTGGCGGAAATGGCCGCGGCCGACCTCAAGGCCGGGCATATCCGCAACGGCCCGTTCGTGGCCAGCCTGGCGCGCGCGCAGCGCCGCGACCCCAAGGCGATGGTGTGGCGCTTTCCCAAGCGCAGCCTCGATTACCGCGTAACCATCACCGATGCGCGCGGCATCGTGGTGTACGACTCCACCGGGCAGGACATCGGCCGCGACAATTCGCGCTGGAACGATGTCTACCGCACCCTGCGCGGCGAATACGGCGCGCGCTCCAGCCCGGAGAAACCAGGTGATGAAGTGCATTCGGTAATGCACGTGGCCGCGCCGATCCATGATCCGGCCGACCCGGGCAAGCTGATCGGCGTGCTCAGCCTGGCCCAGCCCAACCGCAGCATCGACCCGTTCATCGCCGCCAGCCAGCGCGCCATTCTGCAGCGCGGCGCGTGGCTGATCGGACTGTCGGCACTGATCGGGCTGTTGATGACGGCCTGGCTGATGCACGGCGTGAACCGTCTCAACCGCTATGCCAGGGCGGTCAGCGCCGGCGAACCGGTGCCGCCGCCAAGGCCGCGCCGCGACGAGATCGGTGATCTGGGCCAAGCGCTGGAAACCATGCGCCGCAAGCTGGAAGGCAAGGCGTACGTGGAGCAGTACGTGCAGTCGCTGACCCATGAGATGAAGAGCCCGCTGGCAGCGATCCGCGGCGCGGCCGAACTGCTGCAGGAGCCGCTGCCCGATGCTGACCGGGTGCATTTCGCACGCAGCATCCAGGGCCAGGAACAGCGCTTGACCGAAACCATCGACAAGCTGCTGGCGCTGGCCGAAGTGGAACAGCACGGCTGGCTGCAGAAGCGCGAACGCATCGCGCTGGCGCCGCTGCTGCAGGCCGCTGGCGATGCCGTGGCGATGCGGGCGCAGGCGGCCGACGTCGCGGTGGACATCGAGATGGCCGACGATCTCGAGATCCAGGGCGATGCGTACCTGCTGCGGCAGGCCCTGAACAACCTGCTGGAGAACGCCCTGGCGTTTTCCAGCCCGGGCAGCCGGATCCAGCTGGGCGCTTCGCGCGAAGGCGATGGCGTGGTGCTGCGGGTGGCCGACCGTGGCAGCGGGGTACCAGAATACGCGCTGGAACGGGTGTTCGAGCGTTTCTACTCGCTGGCGCGGCCGGCCACCGGCCAGCGCAGTTCCGGCCTGGGCCTGTCGTTCGTACAGGAAGTGGCGCGCCTTCACGGCGGCCGCGCGAGCCTGCGCAACCGCGACGGCGGCGGCGCCATCGCGTCACTTCACATTCGCTTCAAATAGACCACAAACCCCGCACACCGGCAGCGCTGAAGCTGGCACCCTTCCCAACCGAGGACGGGTGATGAAATCCCTGAAGATGTTGTTGCGGTTCGCCATCGTGGGCGGGCTGATCCTGTTGCTGCTGATCCCGCTGATGATGATCAAAGGCGTGATCAGCGAACGCGAGGCGTACCGCGACCAGGCCTACCTGCGCGTGGCGCAGAGCCGGGCCGGCGCGCAGACCCTGACCGGGCCGATCCGGGTGGTGCCGTGGACCGATACCCGCCAGGTCGAAGTGGTCGACGCGGCCGGTACCAAGAAGATCGAAACCCAGGTGGAGCAGAGCTACTGGCTGCAGATGCCGTCCAAGCTGGTCGTCGATGGCGGCATGCTGCCCGACGAACGCCGGGTTGGCCTGTTCCGCGTGCCGGTCTACACCTGGAAAGCCAAGGTCAGCGCCGAGTTCAGTGATGACGACTACCCGGTGAAGGCGGGGCGCGTGTACGGCACGCCGTACCTGGCGGTGGGCATTGCCGACGTGCGCGGCCTGGTCGGCTCGCCCGATCTGAAGGTGGATGGCGAAGCGCTCACGCTGCAGCCGGGCATCGGTGATGTCACCGGCATCGGCAAGGGCCTGCACGTACCGCTGCAGGGCTTCGCCGACAACACCGGCGGCATGCTCAAGTCCAGCAGGGTGGACCTGTCGCTGGTGCTCGATGGCACCCGTTCGCTGGCGGTGGTGCCGGTCGGGGATGACAGCCGCATCGCGATCCGGTCGCCGTGGCCGCACCCGCTGTTCGGTGGCAGCTTCCTGCCCAATGAGCGCAAGGTGGGCGAGAAGGGCTTCGACGCCGAGTGGGCGGTATCCTCGCTGGCATCGGAGGCCCAGCGCCAGCTGCGCGACAACCGCGATGTGGAACCGGAAACGGTAAGCGTGGAGCTGGTCAACCCGGTCGACATCTATACCCAGGCCGACCGCGCCAGCAAGTACGGCATCCTCTTCATCGTGCTGACCTTCGTGGGCTTCATCCTGTTCGAGCTGATCAAGCGCCTGCGCATCCACCCGCTGCAGTACCTGATGGTGGGCCTGGCGCTGGCGATCTTCTTCCTGCTGCTGCTGAGCCTGTCCGAGCACATTCCGTTCTGGCTGGCGTATGTGGTGTCGGCGGTGGCGTGTATTGGATTGCAGGCGGTGTACCTGTCGGGCGTGCTGCGCAGCTGGGTGCGGGGCATGGGCTTTGCCGGGATGCTCACGGTGCTGTACGGCGCGCTGTACGGGTTGCTGGTGTCGGAGAACAATGCGTTGCTGATGGGCTCGCTGCTGCTGTTCGCGGTGCTGGCCACGGCGATGTGGATCACCCGCCGGATCGACTGGTACGAACTGGGGGCGGGCCTCAAGTAGGCGGCGCTGACGTTATTCGCCATCCCACACGACGCTTCCGGCTTCGTGTGGGACCACCGGACGCTGCTGGGACAAGGGCGGGCTGGTAACCGCAGTGGATCGCGCTAGGTTCCAGCCCCTCGTCACCTCACCACACGTCCATGGCGAACCTTACGTTGTCCCCGGTGGGCCGTGCTGGCGGCTCACCGGCCCGTCCGTCGTCCCCGCCATCGTCGCGCCACCGGCCTGCTGTCGCACCGGTGTCGATCCGCAACACACCGGCGTGCGCACCGACGCGCAGGCTGTGGTTGGACGGCATACCGCGCGGCGAGCTGGACGCGCTCGCCGCTGCCTTGCGACAGGGGCCGCTGGATGCCCATTTTTTCCTGACCCTGCAGCCGCACTTCCACCGCACGGCGCTGGCCGGGCCGATGGCGCAGGGGCTGGTGGACGATGCGCTGGACCGGCTGCTGCCTATGGCGCTTCCGCCGGCGCAGCGGGCCGCCTGGCGCAGCAGCCTGATGGCATTGCTGACCCTGCCACGGGTGGACTGGGAAGTGCAGTGCGCACCGTTGCGGGCACTGCTTACCGACGTGGTCGCTCGCCGCAATACGCTACTGCAGGCGATGCGCGATGCCCTGTACCGCCCGCTGGACCAGTCGCGACGTGACTGGAACGCAGCACTTGATGCCGAGCGCGCCCTCGGCATGGCAGACGCCCGCGAGGTTGCGCAGCGTTTGTGCGGCATGTCGCCATCCCGTCAGCGTGACGCGGTGCGCCAGCAGCTGTGCGACTGGATGCCGACACTGACCCCGGCGCAGGTCGACCGTGCGGTGGCACAGGCCGCTGCGGCCGCCGCGCTCAATGGCGCCTGCATCGATGCACGCAGCGCGCTGCCGGCGCTGTTCGACCGCGTCGATGACGCGGGCGTGCCGTTGATCGGCGATGCCCAGCGCGCCCGGATACTGGCGGCGCTGGACCGGCTGGCCGGCGGCGCCCCAGACGCCTTGCTGGCTACCCAGGGCGGCCGCGGGGACCGGCTGGGCCAGTGGCTGCTGTCGGTCGCCGAGCGTGCAGCCCTGGCCGCCACGACGCGCCACAGCCTGCGAAGCGCACTGGGCGATGCGGTGCTGTTCGTTGCCGGTCTCGCGCCCGGGATCAAGGCGCTGCGTTGGGGTACGGCGGACGCTGCGTTGCCAACAGGGAGCGCTGCGCCCATTCCAGCCATTGCCAGCGCGCCGCCCGCGGTGGCGTCGGGCGCAGCGCGGCAGGGCGGCCGCAGCATGCTGGCGCTGGCCGCAAGCCTGGTCGGCGGCGGGCTGGGCGTGGCGACGCTGGGCTGGCGCTGGGCATCCGCCGACACGCAGGCCACTGCGCCCACGGCGGACGTGCAACCGGAACGGAAGCCTGGTCCGGAATCGGACGCGGCGCGGGTGGACGAGCGGACGCAGCACGTAGTGCGGCTTCTGGACACTGTGATCGACCGCGACGGCGACGGATCGATCTGGGACGTGCTGTGGCAACGCGTGCACCAGAGCGCAGGAGGCGATGCGACGTCGCTGCGCGACACCGTGGCCACCCTGCTGGCGTCCAACGGGATCGCACGCGAGGTCATTGATGCGTTGGGCGGACCTCCGCCCGCGGAGGGCAGGGCGCGTGTACGCCGTGCGCTTCGCCCCCTCCCGGTGCCACGCAACGGCGGCGAAGGGCTGGATGCCACCGAGCGCACCCGGCTCGACGCGGCCACCCGCCTGCTGGTCGATGTGGCGCAGCAGGCGCCGCCGCCGGGCGCAGCCGCGCTCGCGCCACCGGCCGGGGTGGATCTGGCGGTGACGCGCTCGCGGATGCTGACCTGGGTGCAGTCGATGGGGCGCAACGCCAGCGAGCAGCACCAGCGCCTGACCGCGGCGTGGCGCCACGTGGTGGCCTCCGAGCGGGCGCTGACCCTGTCCGCCGCCGCGCTGCCGAACCTCGACGCCGATCTCGCGCGCCTGGTCGCCGCCGACCTGCTCAACGTGACGGGCCAGCGGATCGACCCGACCACGATCTACCTCAATACCTTCCAGCAAAGCCAGCAGTGGCGCGCCTGGGAAGCCGACCAGCTGCGCCCGCCCGGCGCGCTGTTCCGCAACCAGCATCGGCTGCTCCCGCCCGACCGGCGGGTACGCAGCGGGCTGGTCAGCACCCACACCCTGGTGGGGGCGGCACTGCTGCCGGTCGACGCCGACACGGGCCATGCCGGGCTCTACTACCGCTGCGTACCGGGAACCTACTTCCCGGTGCAGGAGTGCCGCGAGCTGACCCTGGAGGAGTTCAAAAGGGTGCAGGGGCGCGATTACCTGGGCGCCTTCCGCCGCCGGTACGACGCGTGCCTGGAACAGGCCTGGCATGCCCGCCCGACGCCGGGTTCGGAAGGGTTCGTCTCGGGCATCGGCCGGCGCCTGGCCGGCACGGCGGTGCTGTTGAATGCGGCGGGCCAGCTCGGCGACGACGCGGCCGCAGCGGTCAAGGTATTGACCGACTTCCCGACGCGTTTCGATCTTGCCGAAGCCGCCAACGGCCGCGCGCTGGCCCTGCCGGGCTGGCAGATCGACGTGCATGCGCTGGCGGCCAACGACCGTGGCCATGCGGTACCGCTGCACGGTGTGCTGCTGGTCACCGCGCAAGCCGCGGCCTCGCCGCAGGCGCCGATCACGCTGGTGATCAGCACCACCCGGATTCCGTTGATCGAGGCGTTCAACAGCAGCGACGCCGCGCTGCAGCAGCTTGCCGACGAGGTGCGCCACCAGTTGCCGGTGCGGGTGGCCGTCAACGAGCACGCGCGCTGGCAGCAGGGCGCGCTGCCTGTGGTGAAGGCCTACGGGATCGACGGCGACTTCCGCTGGGCCCTGTTCATGCAGGCGCTGGAGCTGCGGCATGCGCAGCTGCGCGCCGCAGGCCTGTCATCGCCTGCGCGCATCCGCGAGGCCTTCAATGCGCTCGATTCGGCGCTGGCCCTGCCGTACCTGCCGGTTCCCGTGCCGGTGTTGGCCGCGGCAGGCGAGCTGGCCGCGCTGGACATGGACGGTCTGAACGCGCGCAGCGCGGCGCACTGGACGGCGCGCTTTCCGGCCGGCACACCGGGTGCCCTGCGCAATGCCGACATGGACGCCGCGCGCTGGCTGCACGCGCTGAGTGCCGGCCGCAGCCTGGTCGAGCACGCCTATCCCCTGCTGGTACCGTTCGTCCAACAGCGCCTGGATGACGAAATCATGCGCCGTTACCGCACCGCGTTCGACAGCAGCTGTTGTTACATCGTGTCCTTCAAGGACGGGTATCCAAGCGACCAGACGCGAAGCGGGTGGGTCCACAACCGGGCGCAGAAGCAGGCGGCGGCCAGCTTCGCCGACTGTGCCATGACCCGCGCGGCCGGTTTCGAGGATACGCCCGCGCGCCTGCTGGGCCTGTACACCAGCAGCGACAGCGCGGTGTTCGACGAGAACAGCGAGGTCGTGGGACTGGACGCATCGCAGCTGCTCTCGATGGCGCGCGAACTGGATGTTCAGGGCGACTACCTGCGCGCGCTGGACCGGTTCTGGGAGGCGCACGCGCCGGCCGTGTTGACCACGCTGCGCGGCGGCTACCTGTACGGCTGCGCGCAACAGCATGCAGACGGATCGTTGTCCGCGCGCGGCATGCAGCTGGCCCTCGGTGTGTTCGGCACGATGACGGCGGCCGAGTCGCAGGATCCCGCCTACCGACCGGTTGCGCGTGCCGGTGTGCGCACCGGCTGGCTGCAGGTCCATGGCATTGCCTCGACCGTGCTGCACGTTGGCGACGAGGTGGGGCCGGAGGTACTGCTGTACTTCCCCAACGACCGCAACCGCTTCCACGAGTTTGCCAGCGAGGCCGACATGATGGGCTGGATCGAGCGCGCCGCAGCCACCGACACCGGGCGCCAATGGCTGGAGACCGCATTCGACCTGGCCGACCTGCAGGACGGCTGGATGTCCAACGGCGTGCATACCGCGCTCGGTGCCGGCACCCAGGCGATCTTCGGACACGGGGGCGCGGTGGTGTCGATCAGCGGCGAGGTGTCGCAGGCACTGCTCGCGCGGCTGCGGCAACGCGCGCGCCGCGATGCGCAGACGCTGATGACCTCGGAGTGGGAAGCGTTCCGGCGCCGCTGGATGCCGCGGCTGGAGCGCTGTGAGCAGGCAATGGGGCTGGTCGCGTTGGTGCTGCCGGAAACGCTGCCCGTGGTGGCGGTGCTGTCGGCGCTGCAGCTGGGGGTGGGCGTGGAGCAGACGATCGACGGCGATACGCCTGAGCAACGCCGTGCTGGCCTCGGCACGGCAGCAGGCGGTGCCCTCGGCTTGGCGTTGTCGGCTCCACTGGGTACCGCGCGGCTGGCGGCGGTGGCCGCGCGCGATGGTTCGCGACTGCAACCGGCGATACAGACGCCGGCGTGGGAGCAGGTCGATGATCCACTGGCGCAGCTGGCCGAGCGCTACGCCCGGCCGGTGGCGCTGTCCGGATCGCGCGCCGCCGACAATGGCGTCCACGACTACCTTGGCCGGCGATACATCAGCCAGGGCGGGCACGCATACGAGGTGGCCTTCGACCGTGCGCATGGCACCTGGCGGCTGCAGAATCCGCAGCCGGGCAGCTTCTACCACCAGCCGGTACGGCTGAATGCCGACGGGGCGTGGGAACCCCACAGCGACGTCGGCCTGCGCGGCGGCGCGCCGATCAGCCGATCCAGCAAGCGCAGGCAGTCGGTGGAACGCAGCTATCGCGGTTCCCTGAATTCCCTGGTCGAACGCACCCACTCCCATTCGGTGGACAGCAGCTCGCAGGATTTCCAATGGGGCGTGAATCACTGGGAGCGGGTGATGACACCGGAACAGGCGCGCGACAGCGCCTCGCTGGAGCAGATGAAGGAGCTGTTCGTGTCGGGCCATCTCGACCCGGTGCAGCAGGGCGCACTGTCGGTGATCATCGAGCGGCTGGACAATACGCTGCGTGCCGAGCGCTACACCGTGGTCAACGAGGTGGTGCACGACTCGGTCTACATCGCCGGCGGCCAGTTCATCCAGGCCTCCCAGGGCCTGCTCGGCGAAGGCACCGGATTATCCGCGGCGGGCATGTGCACCGGGCTGTCGCGGATCATGGCCACGGCGATGGGGCAGGGCGAAGAAATCCATGTGCTGGAGCACCTGCGCCAGGCGATCCGCGAGCCCGAAAGCCGGCATGCGGTCGCGCTGCGGGCGCTGATCCGCGACGCGCAGGGCGCGGCCCTGCAGCCCGGTTCGATGTCGGCGGCATCGTTGATCCACGTCGATGCACTGGCGAATTTCCTTGCCAACACCGCGCGCAGCAGCCATTTCGTCTTCAGCGGCACGCAGCACAGCATGGCCTGCGGCGTGAACGTGCTGGACAACGGGCGGCGCGAATACCTGCTCTACGATCCCAACTTCGGGCTGATGGTGTTCAAGAAACTCTCGCGCTTCAACCAGTGGGTGAACAATCTGTTCGGGTCGCGCTATTTCAGCCGGCTGTCGTCGCGGACCCTGGGCGACGCCAGCGCCGAGACGCTGGCTGAAATGTACGGGGCGATCCCGACCCCGGGCAGCCAGCGGATGCAGTTCCACCTGCGCCAGATCCACCCGGAACGGATGCAGGAACAGGCCGCCGCGCGCGGCTGGACCGCGTTGTACGAGCATGTCCGGCCGGCGAGTGGGGGAACGTGAACGCCCCGGCCCCCAACGCCGGCCGAGGCGGGTAAAATTGCCGCGATCCCCGTTCTCCCGAGCCCCCCATGACCTGCCGCACCCGTTTCGCCCCCAGTCCCACCGGCTACCTGCACATCGGCGGCGCCCGCACGGCGCTGTACTGCTGGCTGGAGGCGCGCCACCGTGGCGGGGAATTCGTGCTGCGCATCGAGGATACCGACCGCGAACGCAGCACCCAGGGCGCCATCGACGCGATCCTGGAGGCGATGGAGTGGCTGGGCCTGAACTACGACGAAGGCCCGATCTACCAGACCCAGCGCGTGGCCCGCTACAAGGAAGTGGCCGAGCAGCTGATCGCCGACGGCAAGGCCTATTACGCCTACGAGACCCGCGAGGAGCTCGATGCAATGCGTGAGGCCGCCATGGCCAAGCAGGAAAAGCCCCGCTACAACGGCGCTGCGCGTGAGTTGAACCTGCCGTACCGCGACGATCCGAACCGGGTGATCCGCTTCAAGAACCCGCTGGAAGGCACGGTCGTGTTCGACGACCTGATCAAGGGCCGCATCGAGATCGCCAACAGCGAGCTGGATGACATGGTGATCTTCCGTCCGGACGGCTTCCCCACCTACAACTTCGCGGTGGTGGTGGACGACTGGGACATGCGCATCTCCGAGGTCATCCGCGGCGACGACCACATCAACAACACCCCGCGCCAGATCAACCTGTACGAAGGCATCGGCGCGCCGGTGCCGAAGTTCGGCCACATGCCGATGATCCTGGACGAGCAGGGCGCCAAGCTGTCCAAGCGTACCGGCGCGGCCGACGTGATGCAGTACAAGGACGCCGGCTACCTGCCCGACGCGCTGCTGAGCTACCTGGCCCGGCTGGGCTGGTCGCATGGCGACCAGGAGCTGTTCAGCCGCCAGGAGCTGATCGATCTGTTCGACGTGACCAACTGCAATTCCAAGGCCTCGCGCCTGGACATGGCCAAGCTGGGCTGGGTGAACCAGCACTTCCTGAAGACCGAAAACCCGGCCGACATCGCCCCGCACCTGGTCTACCAGCTGAACAAGCTGGGCCTGGACCTGGGCGCCGGCCCGGCCCCGGCCGACGTGGTGGTGGCGCTGCGCGACCGCGTACAGACCCTGAAGGAAATGGCCGAGAAGGCGGTGGTCTGGTACCAGCCGCTGGTCGAATACGACGAGGCGGCGGTGGCCAAGCACTTCAAGCCGGGCGCGGAACTGGCGCTGGGCAAGGCCCGGGAGCTGCTGGCTGCTGCCAGCGAGTGGACCGCTGAAAGCGTGTCGGTGGCCCTGCACGAGGTGGCCACCGCGCTGGAGATCGGCATGGGCAAGGTCGCCCAGCCGCTGCGCGTGGCCATCACTGGCACCCAGGTGAGCCCGGACATTTCCCAGACCGTGTTCCTGGCCGGGCGTGAAGAGGCCTTGAAACGCATCGACGTCGCACTCACTAAAGTACCGACGGCCTGACCACAGGAGACCGCATGTCCGCCAAGACCGCTTGTACCGCCCCACACCATCACGTTCACGACGCTTCGGACTTCGTGAAGGTGGTGGAGCGCGTGTGCACGGAGCGCGGACTGCGGCTGACGCCGATCCGCGCCAACGTGCTGCGGTTGATTGCCGAGGCCGGCAAGCCGGTCAAGGCGTATGAGCTGCTGGAGTGGGTGCGCAGCGGCAAGGGCGTGGGCGCCGATGCCCCGCCCACCGTGTACCGCGCGCTGGATTTCCTGATGGCGAATGGTTTCGTGCACAAGCTGGAATCGGTGAATGCGTTCGTGGCCTGCCACCACCCCAGCAGCGCGCAGCACTCGGTGCCGTTCCTGATCTGCAACAGCTGCCACAGCGCGGTGGAGCTGGAAGACCGCGACATCGTCAGCCAGCTGGAAAAGCGCGCCAAGGAGCTGGGCTTCCAGCCGCAGGCGCAGACCCTGGAAGTGCACGGCCTCTGCGCCCGCTGCGCGGGATGACGCACCCGCCGGGGCTGATCGACAATACGGCGCGGTCGCCCTGATAGTGAAACAAGCGCTGGACTGACGGTAGGGTCGGTTCCCAAACGACCGCCGATCCGGTCTATCGGTACTTGGACGCATGACCCGGGCCGAAGCTGCGCCTTTGTTGCAGGTCATGCGTTACCGGATCTTGCACCTTTATCGGCGGTCGTTCGGGAACCGACCCTACCGGTCCTGCTGCTGTTGCTTCGGGGTCGCGGCAGTATCGACGCGTACGACCACTGACATGCCCGGACGCAGGCGTGGGGCAAGCGCCTGGTCCGGATCGATCGCGATCCGCACCGGCAGACGCTGCACGACCTTGGTGAAGTTGCCGCTGGCGTTGTCCGGGCGCAACACGCTGAATTCCGAACCCGTGGCCGGCGCGATCTGCTCGATGTGGCCGCTCAACCGTTCCCCATCGAAGGCATCCACCGCGAAGGTCGCCGGCTGGCCGATGCGCATCTTCCAGGTCTGGCCTTCCTTGAAATTGGCCACCACCCACAGCGTGTCCGGCACCAGGAACAGCAGCTGCGAACCGGCGGTGACGTACTGGCCCAGGCGCACCGACGCTTCACTCACCTGCCCGTCGCGCGGGGCGTGGATGACCGTGTTGGCCAGGTCGATGCGTGCCAGTTCCAGCTGCGCCTTGGCCGTTTCCACGCCGGCTTCCAGGCCTTTGCGCGCGACCTGGGTGGAGGTCAGTGTTTCTTCGGCAATGCGGATCTGCGCCTGCGACTGCTGCACCGAGGATTGCGCGGCCTGCGCGCTGGTGCGGAACTTGTCGCGGTCGTTCAGCGCCACCAGCTGCTGGTCGGCCAGTTCTTCATAGCGCTTGAGTTCGGTGCGCGAGCGGGCCAGTTCCGATTGGCCGGCCGACAGTGCCGCCTGGGCCGCGCTGATCTGCGCGCGGTTCTGTGCCTGCGCCTGGTCGGAGTTGGCCAAGGCGGCCACCGCGCTGTCCAGGTTCGCCTGCGCCTGCGCCACCTTTTCCTTGTAGATGCGGTCATCGATGCGCAGCAGCGGTTCACCCTGCCTGACGTGCTGGAAGTCCTTCACCAGCACGTCGGTGACATAGCCGTTGACCTGGGGCGCCAGCACGGTGATCTGGCCGCGCACATAGGCGTTGTCGGTGCTTACCCAGCTGCTGTTGAATGGCCATAATGACCAGGCGCGCAGGATCAGCGCGATGCCGATCAACGCCACCACGATCATCACCGCTACGCTGCCCCGGCTGGGCTTGAGGTACTTCGGTGCGCTGCTTGGCGCTGCGGCGGCGGCAGGCGCTGCCGGTGCGGTTACCGGTGCGGCATCGGTGGGCACCGGCGGGTTGACCTCATCAGGATTGTCATCGCGCGGAGGCGTCGTGGACATGGAAGGACCTATTGCAGGGAAACGGGGTGGGGATGGCGTTTTCGCCACTGCTTGAGCACGGCGGTGCGCAACGACAACAACAGCAGCCAGCCCAGGAAGATCAAGGCAACCCGGCCGCTCAACGAGAACACGTCGTTGAAGCCGCGCACGTTGGCCTCACGCCGGGTGACCTGTGCCAGCTGCGCGGTGCCTTGGGCACTGCGCTGCACCGGATCGGTGAGCAGCGGCGCATAGATCTGCTGCTGCAGTTTCAGGCGCTGGGCGACCACGCCATCGCTCGGGTCGAGCTGGCTGACAAAGGCGCTGGAATAGACCTGCTCACGATGCAGCTGGAACGTGCCCAGCACCGCCGAACCGGCCAGCCCGCCCAGGGTCTGGGTGATCGACAGCGTGACCAGGAACGTGATCATGTGGTCGGTGCCCTGTTTCAGCGCCTGGGTGATGCCCATCATGATCAAGGGGCCCATGAACATGCCCGCGCCCATCGAGGCCAGGAACTGGCTGAGGAAGAAATCGTGCGGGCGGTCCTGGCTGGTGCGGCTCTGGTCCAGCAGCGCGGCGGTGCCCAGCAGCAGGATCGCCATCAGCAGTTGCGCGACGATGCGTTTGGGCCCGAAGGTCAGCGAGCTGGTGGCAATGCCGGTAATCACCCCGGCCAGGATCACCGCGAACAGTGGCCGCATCTGGTCCGGGCCCATGCCCAGCTGGCGCATCAGGCCGATCACCCCATAGGACTGCTCGGTGGTGAGGAAGCGGATCAGGAACGCGCCGAAGATGAAGTGCAGGGTTGCCGGGCTGGCCAGCCAGCGGGTCTGCAGCAGCGGGTTGCGCCGGTAGTGTTCTACCACCACGCCGGTGGTGCCCAGCGCGACCGAGGCGACCAGTGCCCAGCCCAGCCACGGCGTGTCGAACCACCAGCGCAGGTAGCCCTGGGCCAACACCACGACCAGCAGCGCCACCGCTGGTGCGAACAGCGCGAAGCTGAGGAAATCCATCGGCTCGAACACCTTGATCTGTGCACCGGGCGGCAGCTTCAGCATCACCACCGCGGCGAAGGCGCACAGCGCCAGGCCGGCTTCGAACAGGTACAGGTTGTGCCACTGGCCGGTATCCACCAGGCCAGGCGACACCAGCCAGGCGATCGGCAACGCCATCTGCGAAATGCCCACGCCGATCACCAGCAGGTTGCCGGTATAGCGTCGCGGCAGCGACTGCAGCATGTACAGCGTGCCCAGCGTGCTGCACGCTGCGCCAGCAAAACCGCTGGCGGCGCGCATCATCAAGGTGGTTTCAAAACTGCCCACGAACAGGTGCAGTACTGCCAGCGCGGCATACAGGCCCAGGCCGATCTCGGCAAACAGGCGGATGCCGTACTGCTGGCGGAACTTGAAGGCCAGCAGGTTGGCAGTGACGTTGACCATCGCATAGGCGGCCACCAGCCAGCTTCCCTGCGTCGGGGTCAGCCCGAGCTGGCCCTGCAGGAACGGCAGGTTGGCGGTAACCA
This is a stretch of genomic DNA from Stenotrophomonas rhizophila. It encodes these proteins:
- a CDS encoding dermonecrotic toxin domain-containing protein — protein: MDGIPRGELDALAAALRQGPLDAHFFLTLQPHFHRTALAGPMAQGLVDDALDRLLPMALPPAQRAAWRSSLMALLTLPRVDWEVQCAPLRALLTDVVARRNTLLQAMRDALYRPLDQSRRDWNAALDAERALGMADAREVAQRLCGMSPSRQRDAVRQQLCDWMPTLTPAQVDRAVAQAAAAAALNGACIDARSALPALFDRVDDAGVPLIGDAQRARILAALDRLAGGAPDALLATQGGRGDRLGQWLLSVAERAALAATTRHSLRSALGDAVLFVAGLAPGIKALRWGTADAALPTGSAAPIPAIASAPPAVASGAARQGGRSMLALAASLVGGGLGVATLGWRWASADTQATAPTADVQPERKPGPESDAARVDERTQHVVRLLDTVIDRDGDGSIWDVLWQRVHQSAGGDATSLRDTVATLLASNGIAREVIDALGGPPPAEGRARVRRALRPLPVPRNGGEGLDATERTRLDAATRLLVDVAQQAPPPGAAALAPPAGVDLAVTRSRMLTWVQSMGRNASEQHQRLTAAWRHVVASERALTLSAAALPNLDADLARLVAADLLNVTGQRIDPTTIYLNTFQQSQQWRAWEADQLRPPGALFRNQHRLLPPDRRVRSGLVSTHTLVGAALLPVDADTGHAGLYYRCVPGTYFPVQECRELTLEEFKRVQGRDYLGAFRRRYDACLEQAWHARPTPGSEGFVSGIGRRLAGTAVLLNAAGQLGDDAAAAVKVLTDFPTRFDLAEAANGRALALPGWQIDVHALAANDRGHAVPLHGVLLVTAQAAASPQAPITLVISTTRIPLIEAFNSSDAALQQLADEVRHQLPVRVAVNEHARWQQGALPVVKAYGIDGDFRWALFMQALELRHAQLRAAGLSSPARIREAFNALDSALALPYLPVPVPVLAAAGELAALDMDGLNARSAAHWTARFPAGTPGALRNADMDAARWLHALSAGRSLVEHAYPLLVPFVQQRLDDEIMRRYRTAFDSSCCYIVSFKDGYPSDQTRSGWVHNRAQKQAAASFADCAMTRAAGFEDTPARLLGLYTSSDSAVFDENSEVVGLDASQLLSMARELDVQGDYLRALDRFWEAHAPAVLTTLRGGYLYGCAQQHADGSLSARGMQLALGVFGTMTAAESQDPAYRPVARAGVRTGWLQVHGIASTVLHVGDEVGPEVLLYFPNDRNRFHEFASEADMMGWIERAAATDTGRQWLETAFDLADLQDGWMSNGVHTALGAGTQAIFGHGGAVVSISGEVSQALLARLRQRARRDAQTLMTSEWEAFRRRWMPRLERCEQAMGLVALVLPETLPVVAVLSALQLGVGVEQTIDGDTPEQRRAGLGTAAGGALGLALSAPLGTARLAAVAARDGSRLQPAIQTPAWEQVDDPLAQLAERYARPVALSGSRAADNGVHDYLGRRYISQGGHAYEVAFDRAHGTWRLQNPQPGSFYHQPVRLNADGAWEPHSDVGLRGGAPISRSSKRRQSVERSYRGSLNSLVERTHSHSVDSSSQDFQWGVNHWERVMTPEQARDSASLEQMKELFVSGHLDPVQQGALSVIIERLDNTLRAERYTVVNEVVHDSVYIAGGQFIQASQGLLGEGTGLSAAGMCTGLSRIMATAMGQGEEIHVLEHLRQAIREPESRHAVALRALIRDAQGAALQPGSMSAASLIHVDALANFLANTARSSHFVFSGTQHSMACGVNVLDNGRREYLLYDPNFGLMVFKKLSRFNQWVNNLFGSRYFSRLSSRTLGDASAETLAEMYGAIPTPGSQRMQFHLRQIHPERMQEQAAARGWTALYEHVRPASGGT
- the gltX gene encoding glutamate--tRNA ligase, with protein sequence MTCRTRFAPSPTGYLHIGGARTALYCWLEARHRGGEFVLRIEDTDRERSTQGAIDAILEAMEWLGLNYDEGPIYQTQRVARYKEVAEQLIADGKAYYAYETREELDAMREAAMAKQEKPRYNGAARELNLPYRDDPNRVIRFKNPLEGTVVFDDLIKGRIEIANSELDDMVIFRPDGFPTYNFAVVVDDWDMRISEVIRGDDHINNTPRQINLYEGIGAPVPKFGHMPMILDEQGAKLSKRTGAADVMQYKDAGYLPDALLSYLARLGWSHGDQELFSRQELIDLFDVTNCNSKASRLDMAKLGWVNQHFLKTENPADIAPHLVYQLNKLGLDLGAGPAPADVVVALRDRVQTLKEMAEKAVVWYQPLVEYDEAAVAKHFKPGAELALGKARELLAAASEWTAESVSVALHEVATALEIGMGKVAQPLRVAITGTQVSPDISQTVFLAGREEALKRIDVALTKVPTA
- a CDS encoding Fur family transcriptional regulator gives rise to the protein MSAKTACTAPHHHVHDASDFVKVVERVCTERGLRLTPIRANVLRLIAEAGKPVKAYELLEWVRSGKGVGADAPPTVYRALDFLMANGFVHKLESVNAFVACHHPSSAQHSVPFLICNSCHSAVELEDRDIVSQLEKRAKELGFQPQAQTLEVHGLCARCAG